One window of the Janthinobacterium sp. PAMC25594 genome contains the following:
- a CDS encoding 5'-methylthioadenosine/adenosylhomocysteine nucleosidase, producing MNSHKKMRLGIISALHEEQQGLVEAMQGPQRRSHGMRDYTLGTLWNIDAVCVLSRLGKVAAAMTASILVEKYEVTHIVFTGVAGSGDKHVKVGDIVVAESLLQHDMDARPLFPRFEVPLTGLQRFATDLELSTQLAAAAEDFLRDDVSSVLKAADIVAFGLQHAQVHRGLIASGDQFISSAAHLHQLKVDIPDLLAVEMEGAAVAQVCFELGVPFTVMRTISDNANEEAAVDFMRFVQTVASPYAFTVIQQLCQRLAG from the coding sequence ATGAATTCACACAAAAAAATGCGTTTAGGCATCATCAGTGCCTTGCACGAAGAACAGCAGGGGCTGGTAGAGGCCATGCAAGGCCCCCAGAGGCGTTCGCACGGCATGCGCGACTACACCCTTGGGACCTTGTGGAATATCGACGCTGTGTGCGTCCTGTCGCGTCTGGGCAAGGTTGCCGCTGCCATGACAGCTTCTATCCTTGTGGAAAAGTACGAAGTTACCCACATCGTCTTCACCGGCGTGGCCGGCAGTGGCGATAAACACGTGAAAGTCGGCGACATCGTGGTGGCGGAATCGCTGCTGCAGCACGATATGGACGCCCGACCTTTATTTCCCCGCTTCGAAGTACCGCTGACGGGACTGCAGCGCTTCGCTACGGATCTGGAACTGAGCACGCAACTGGCCGCCGCCGCGGAAGATTTTTTGCGTGACGATGTTTCCAGCGTGCTCAAGGCGGCCGATATCGTGGCATTTGGCTTGCAGCACGCGCAAGTCCACCGGGGCCTGATCGCCAGCGGCGACCAGTTCATCAGCAGCGCCGCGCATCTGCACCAGCTCAAAGTGGATATCCCCGACCTGCTGGCCGTCGAAATGGAAGGCGCCGCCGTGGCGCAAGTCTGTTTTGAACTCGGTGTGCCGTTTACCGTCATGCGCACCATTTCCGACAACGCGAACGAAGAGGCGGCCGTCGACTTCATGCGTTTCGTGCAAACGGTTGCTTCGCCGTACGCGTTCACGGTGATTCAGCAGCTATGCCAGCGCCTGGCCGGGTGA